One Verrucomicrobiota bacterium genomic window carries:
- a CDS encoding formylglycine-generating enzyme family protein: MQSVDKLGDNPVHTMLVLLSMVFTVGTAVSGSPTQASQPANNPATNIVTLNVGDKVTLKLAYIPAGTFLMGSPAAEQHRFKDGFKDETQHEVTISKPFYMGICLVTQEQYQQLMGKNPSKFKAPLNPVENLTWDDAVEFCKALSARTGKSLRLPTEAQWEYACRAGSTTAYCNGDTPEDLKAVGWCSYDGKWGSAKAPKPVGSLQPNAWGLYDMHGNLWEYCADWYAADSYANTKRSDPQGPDTGTHRVVRGGPWNDYPRDCRSAKREKRTPSSKSFSGGFRVVLDEN, translated from the coding sequence ATGCAATCCGTTGATAAACTTGGGGACAACCCCGTTCACACCATGCTCGTGCTTCTGAGCATGGTTTTCACCGTTGGGACTGCCGTGTCAGGATCGCCAACCCAAGCGAGCCAGCCCGCCAACAATCCCGCTACCAACATCGTCACGCTGAACGTTGGCGACAAGGTCACTTTGAAGCTGGCCTATATTCCCGCCGGGACGTTTCTCATGGGCAGTCCGGCTGCCGAGCAACACCGCTTCAAGGATGGATTCAAAGACGAGACCCAGCACGAAGTGACCATCAGCAAACCGTTCTACATGGGGATTTGCCTGGTGACGCAAGAGCAGTACCAGCAACTCATGGGCAAGAACCCCAGCAAGTTCAAGGCTCCGCTTAATCCTGTGGAGAATCTCACTTGGGATGATGCCGTCGAGTTTTGCAAGGCGCTATCGGCCAGGACTGGCAAATCGCTTCGATTGCCCACCGAGGCGCAATGGGAGTACGCCTGCCGCGCCGGGAGCACAACGGCTTATTGCAACGGTGACACGCCGGAGGATCTGAAGGCGGTTGGCTGGTGCAGCTACGATGGGAAATGGGGCAGCGCCAAGGCACCGAAGCCGGTCGGCAGCCTCCAGCCCAACGCATGGGGTTTATACGATATGCACGGGAATCTCTGGGAATATTGCGCCGACTGGTATGCTGCGGATTCGTATGCCAATACCAAGCGCAGCGATCCGCAAGGTCCGGACACCGGAACGCATCGGGTGGTGCGGGGCGGCCCTTGGAACGACTATCCCAGGGACTGCCGTTCCGCCAAGCGCGAGAAGCGGACGCCGAGTTCAAAAAGCTTCAGTGGCGGATTCCGCGTCGTGTTGGACGAGAACTAA
- a CDS encoding tetratricopeptide repeat protein, producing the protein MTTEQNNETPSTPSIPAAAGTRSFSRDTLPWVVLVVALLVYLATATRWVTFASLLKLAQIAGWDSQPVVTQPVWFLVTYPIKWVPPMFQAICLNLLTVALAAWSVMCLARSVALLPHDRTRDQRIREPNEQGLLSIRFAWVPPALAAMVLGLHRIFWEQATVATGEMLDLFLFAYVVLCLLEFRVSRKDYWLVRLALVYGLATTNNWAMIGFFPLVATLMLFLKGREFFRFGFLAKTLLAGMLGLSLYFVLPALATNTQFWHMPFWQSVTTVWAQQKNMLLAQYLRLPFMILSLTSIIPLFFLIIRWPSFSGDINPIGAYMENMAFRTLHVMFFVMGVFVMCKAPYQAYLNQFPIKFLTLHYTCALMVGYLGGYLLLVFGRDIRYYLTKRTWLDLAICRILASLVFISLLTVPIWLTYHNLPVIRATNAPTLKNYARLLASQLPESGAALVTDDPYHLYLVEAYFALQPKGNPHLMINSRQLQYHSYHEYLLDRYRQRWWPMPTLRGGEPIHEPIPDSLLLERIMLLDDRMPIYYLHPSFGYYFEAFYTETQGLVQKLKRYPPAAMVPPPLTVDEIKLNQDFWNKAGSYMLKLVDSAKVNNVEATVTASWYSRALTLWGVRLQRQNSLKEAAESFQRALSLNPQNLTAQVNLAFNKQLAAGKTEQPVLDKHFDIQLGAYRSWDAIFNANGPFDDLFFTFHSGRRMARGNLYRQAFQQFLRVKELDKNWIPADLAMAETFTSFGLPGRALEILSALRASGRPAVETLDTQMDIARLEAMSCYAAGKPDDAEGVLLRLQVRYPKEKEVSEMMANVFLDNGKYDRALEIFDQIIQQFKEDPQIAMRKVQALMRLGRLPAAIEVLTDMLRRKPDNHDALYNRGLCYLNLGQLEWARFDFDVLRRALPSAYPVTFYLGEIAYRIKDDRQADRLFSEYLMMAPSGEPDRNLAAKHLAEVRKRK; encoded by the coding sequence ATGACAACAGAACAGAATAATGAGACCCCGTCAACGCCGTCAATACCGGCGGCGGCGGGGACGCGCAGTTTTTCGCGGGACACGCTTCCTTGGGTGGTGCTGGTGGTGGCACTCTTAGTCTATTTAGCCACTGCCACTCGTTGGGTCACCTTTGCCAGCTTGCTTAAGCTGGCCCAGATCGCCGGGTGGGATAGTCAGCCGGTCGTGACCCAGCCGGTCTGGTTTTTGGTGACGTATCCAATCAAATGGGTGCCGCCCATGTTCCAGGCGATCTGCCTCAACCTGCTGACCGTGGCGCTGGCAGCGTGGAGTGTGATGTGCCTGGCACGTTCAGTGGCGTTGTTGCCGCATGATCGCACGCGGGATCAGCGCATACGGGAACCCAATGAACAGGGGTTGCTCTCAATCCGTTTTGCCTGGGTACCACCGGCACTGGCAGCCATGGTGCTTGGCCTGCACCGCATCTTTTGGGAACAAGCAACAGTGGCCACGGGAGAAATGCTGGACCTGTTCCTGTTTGCCTACGTGGTACTGTGTCTGCTGGAATTTCGGGTTTCACGAAAAGATTACTGGCTGGTACGGCTGGCGCTCGTTTACGGGCTGGCGACGACCAATAACTGGGCAATGATCGGATTTTTCCCGCTGGTGGCGACGCTGATGCTGTTTTTAAAAGGAAGGGAGTTTTTCCGATTCGGTTTTCTAGCCAAAACGCTTTTGGCAGGCATGCTGGGATTGTCGTTATACTTCGTGCTACCAGCCCTGGCAACGAACACTCAGTTTTGGCACATGCCATTCTGGCAGTCAGTGACGACGGTGTGGGCACAACAGAAAAACATGCTATTGGCCCAGTATTTGCGGTTGCCTTTCATGATTCTGTCATTGACCTCGATTATTCCATTGTTTTTTCTAATCATCCGCTGGCCGTCCTTCAGTGGCGATATCAACCCAATCGGCGCCTATATGGAAAACATGGCGTTTCGCACCCTGCACGTCATGTTTTTCGTGATGGGCGTCTTTGTGATGTGCAAAGCGCCTTACCAAGCGTATCTGAATCAGTTTCCCATTAAATTCCTGACTCTGCATTATACGTGCGCGCTGATGGTGGGGTATTTGGGCGGATACCTATTGCTGGTATTTGGGCGGGATATCCGGTATTACCTCACGAAACGCACTTGGCTCGATCTGGCAATCTGCCGAATTCTGGCCAGCTTGGTATTTATCAGTCTGCTGACGGTTCCGATCTGGCTGACTTACCACAATTTGCCGGTCATCCGGGCTACCAATGCGCCCACGCTGAAAAATTATGCCCGCCTGCTTGCTTCGCAGTTGCCCGAATCCGGTGCCGCCCTGGTAACCGATGATCCTTATCACTTGTATCTCGTGGAAGCGTATTTTGCGTTACAGCCAAAGGGGAATCCCCACCTGATGATCAATAGCAGGCAATTGCAGTACCACTCGTACCACGAATACTTGCTGGACCGGTATCGCCAACGGTGGTGGCCCATGCCCACGCTGCGCGGTGGCGAACCCATTCATGAACCGATTCCAGATTCGCTTTTGCTGGAACGCATCATGCTACTGGATGATCGGATGCCCATTTATTACCTTCACCCCAGCTTCGGGTACTATTTTGAAGCGTTCTACACCGAGACGCAAGGCTTGGTCCAAAAGCTAAAACGTTATCCTCCCGCTGCCATGGTACCGCCACCGCTGACGGTGGATGAAATCAAGTTAAACCAGGATTTTTGGAACAAAGCGGGGAGCTATATGCTCAAACTGGTGGATTCGGCCAAAGTCAACAATGTCGAAGCCACCGTAACCGCCTCGTGGTATTCGCGCGCGCTCACGTTGTGGGGTGTGCGTTTACAGCGCCAAAACAGCCTGAAGGAAGCGGCGGAAAGCTTCCAGCGCGCCCTATCCTTGAATCCGCAAAATCTAACCGCGCAGGTCAATCTGGCTTTCAATAAACAACTGGCTGCTGGCAAAACCGAACAGCCTGTGTTGGACAAGCACTTTGACATCCAACTGGGTGCATATCGTTCGTGGGATGCCATCTTTAATGCCAATGGCCCGTTTGATGACCTATTTTTTACGTTTCACTCGGGACGCAGAATGGCGCGCGGCAACCTGTACCGCCAAGCCTTTCAACAGTTTCTGCGGGTCAAAGAGTTGGATAAGAATTGGATTCCTGCTGACTTGGCCATGGCTGAAACTTTCACCAGTTTTGGTCTGCCCGGCAGAGCACTGGAGATTCTGTCCGCATTACGCGCTTCAGGACGCCCCGCAGTAGAAACCCTCGACACCCAAATGGATATCGCTCGCCTCGAAGCTATGTCCTGCTATGCGGCGGGCAAACCCGATGACGCCGAAGGAGTATTATTGCGGTTGCAGGTCAGGTATCCGAAAGAAAAAGAAGTAAGCGAAATGATGGCCAATGTCTTTTTGGATAATGGAAAATATGACCGGGCGTTGGAGATATTTGATCAAATTATCCAACAATTCAAGGAAGACCCGCAGATCGCGATGCGAAAAGTCCAAGCGCTAATGCGTTTGGGGCGGTTACCGGCGGCGATTGAAGTCTTGACTGACATGCTGCGGCGTAAGCCGGATAATCATGATGCGTTGTACAACCGGGGGCTCTGTTATTTAAATCTGGGCCAGTTGGAGTGGGCTCGCTTTGATTTTGACGTGCTCCGCCGCGCGTTGCCATCCGCTTATCCGGTTACTTTTTATCTCGGTGAAATCGCCTACCGGATCAAAGACGATCGGCAGGCCGACCGGCTGTTCAGCGAATATTTGATGATGGCTCCCTCCGGGGAACCTGATCGCAATCTCGCCGCCAAGCATTTGGCTGAAGTAAGAAAAAGAAAATAA
- a CDS encoding glycosyltransferase family 4 protein has product MRVTHVITRLIIGGAQENTLATGLGLRRLSGVSVQLLSGPTGGSEGSLEPVAAQVPGLLRRIPDLVRPVHPWRDLRAFRQLCRCFREWPPDIVHTHSGKAGILGRLAARRTGVPLIIHTIHGPSFGDFQGGLPNLLYRGAERLAGRTTTHFVSVADAMTCQYLAAGIGRPEQYTRIFSGFPLEAFLTARPDPVLRSQLGLRPGDFVVGKIARLFKLKGHEYLFNAAPAIIARCPRVKFLLVGDGPEREKFERRVVESRLQSHFIFTGLVPPERIPSLVGVMDALIHLSLREGLPRALPQALAAAKPVIAYDCDGAREVCLDGRTGLLLPPGTDVAEAVHTLAEDPGLCERLGRDGQAFVRTRFSVETMVADTYSLYQRLLAARPAKTR; this is encoded by the coding sequence ATGCGCGTAACGCATGTCATTACGCGCCTGATCATCGGAGGCGCACAAGAGAACACACTGGCCACCGGGCTGGGTTTGCGCCGGTTGTCGGGAGTGTCCGTGCAACTGTTGTCCGGCCCCACCGGCGGTTCGGAGGGCAGTTTGGAACCGGTGGCGGCGCAAGTTCCAGGATTGCTAAGGCGCATTCCCGATCTGGTGCGGCCCGTACATCCTTGGCGTGACCTGCGGGCATTTCGCCAGTTGTGCCGGTGTTTTCGCGAATGGCCACCGGATATTGTTCACACGCACAGCGGCAAGGCTGGAATTCTCGGCCGGCTCGCTGCCCGGCGCACCGGTGTCCCCTTGATTATTCACACCATCCACGGTCCCTCATTTGGTGATTTTCAAGGCGGGTTGCCAAACCTTCTGTATCGCGGCGCGGAACGTCTGGCAGGGCGGACCACCACCCACTTTGTCAGTGTCGCGGACGCGATGACCTGTCAATACCTGGCGGCAGGCATTGGCCGACCGGAACAATACACGCGTATCTTCAGCGGTTTTCCGCTGGAGGCCTTCCTCACTGCGCGCCCTGATCCAGTCTTGCGCAGTCAATTGGGATTGCGTCCCGGAGATTTTGTGGTGGGTAAAATCGCCCGGCTGTTTAAACTCAAGGGCCATGAGTATTTGTTTAACGCGGCCCCCGCGATCATCGCCCGATGTCCGCGCGTGAAGTTCCTGCTCGTGGGCGATGGCCCAGAGCGGGAAAAATTTGAGCGCCGAGTGGTTGAATCCAGACTGCAATCGCACTTCATTTTTACCGGGTTGGTGCCGCCGGAGCGCATTCCATCGCTGGTGGGCGTGATGGATGCCTTGATTCACCTGTCGCTACGCGAGGGCTTGCCGCGCGCCCTACCCCAAGCACTGGCCGCCGCCAAGCCGGTGATCGCTTATGATTGCGATGGCGCGCGGGAAGTCTGTCTGGATGGGCGCACTGGTTTACTGCTGCCTCCGGGGACGGATGTTGCCGAGGCGGTACACACGCTGGCTGAGGATCCCGGCTTGTGCGAACGCTTGGGCCGGGACGGCCAGGCGTTTGTGCGCACCCGGTTTTCGGTTGAAACAATGGTGGCGGATACGTATTCATTATACCAGCGATTGCTGGCGGCACGCCCCGCCAAGACTCGATAA